The Tatumella ptyseos genome segment AGCGGGGAGGCTAACTCCCCGCTGTTCCAGTGGTATCTTTGGCAATTTGACTGGCCTAAAAAAGTCGAATTGCCAAAGGTTCCCTACGGGGGCAGGACTTTTTGCACTCGTATCGCTGAACCGATTGAACAGAGCGGTCATCTGTTTGGGTATCTCCGTTTAACGGTGAATTATATTACGAAAAGCATAGCATTGCTTAAGGGATCACTATGCAGAATAGCGCAATGAAATCCTGGCTAGACTCATCCTGGCTGGCCGGCGCGAACCAGTCTTATATCGAGCAGTTGTATGAGGATTACCTCACCGATCCTGACTCGGTTGATAGTGTCTGGCGTGAAAGGTTCGCTCAATTCCCCGCGGACGCATTACGACCTGATCAATACCATTCCACGACACGTGAGTATTTTCGGCGGTTAGCCAAAGATGCCACCCGCTACACGACCTCGGTGAGTGACCCTGAAACCAACTCCAAACAGGTTAAGGTACTGCAGCTCATCAATGCTTTTCGTTTCCGTGGTCATCAGAAAGCTAATCTCGATCCATTAGGACTGTGGCAGCAAGAAGATGTACCTGATCTTGATCCTGCTTTTCACGGCCTAAGCGCCAGCGATTTCAATGAGAGTTTTAATGTCGGATCCTTTGCTTCAGGCAAAGAGACAATGAAACTTTCCGAAATTTTTGACGCACTGAAGCAGACTTACTGCGGATCAATCGGCGCGGAATATATGCATATTACCAATACCGAAGAGAAGCGTTGGATTCAGCAACGTATCGAGTCGGTAGCCGGTCAAGCAACCTTCAGTGCAGAAGAAAAGAAAAAATTCTTAAAAGAGCTCACTGCTGCCGAAGGGATGGAGAAGTATTTAGGGGCAAAATTCCCGGGTGCTAAACGCTTCTCACTGGAAGGTGGGGACGCACTCATTCCGATGCTTAGAGAGATGATCCGCCACGCGGGTAAACAAGGCACTCAGGAAGTTGTATTGGGTATGGCACACCGTGGTCGTCTAAACGTGCTAATCAACGTGCTAGGAAAGAAAACTCAAGATCTGTTCGATGAATTCGCGGGTAAACATCATGAACACTTAGGTGCAGGTGATGTGAAATACCACATGGGATTCTCCTCGGATTTGGAAACAGAGGGCGGGCTTGTTCACTTAGCCTTAGCGTTTAACCCTTCTCACTTAGAAATTGTCAGTCCAGTTGTGATGGGCTCTGTTCGCGCAAGACTCGACCGTTTAGACGAGCCTTCAGCCATCAATAAGGTCTTACCGATCACTATTCATGGTGATGCAGCAGTCATTGGGCAAGGTGTAGTTCAAGAGACGTTAAACATGTCTCAGGCTCGCGGCTATATGGTCGGTGGTACGGTACGTATTGTCATCAACAACCAAGTAGGCTTTACAACGTCGAATCCTAAAGATGCGCGTTCGACTCCTTACTGTACTGATATCGGTAAAATGATTCAGACGCCGATTTTCCACGTTAATGCTGATGACCCGGAAGCCGTCGCCTTCGTGACGCGTTTAGCATTGGATTACCGTAATACGTTTAAACGTGACGTCTTTATTGATCTGGTCTGTTATCGTCGTCATGGACATAACGAAGCTGATGAGCCGAGTGCAACTCAGCCAGTGATGTACAAAAAAATTAAGCAACACCCGACGCCGCGTAAAATTTATGCAGATAAATTAGCGGCCGCAGGAGTGGTGACCGCAGGTGAAATCACCGAATTGGTCAATATCTACCGTGATGCGTTGGATGCTGGCGAGTGCGTGGTAGAGGAATGGCGTCCAATGTCGCTAAATTCTTGTACTTGGTCACCTTATTTAAATCACGAGTGGGACGAAGCCTATCCGGCGACCGTAGATCAAAATCGCCTCAAACAAATGGCAGTGAATTTAAGCCAAATTCCTGCAGAGATTGAAGCGCAGTCTCGTGTGAAGAAAATCTATAATGACCGTCACGAAATGGCGGAAGGTAATAAAGCATTCGATTGGGGCGCCGCTGAAAACTTAGCTTATGCGACACTCGTTGATGAAGGCGTTTCGGTACGTTTATCCGGTGAAGATTCTGGACGCGGCACTTTCTTCCATCGTCACGCGGTGATCCACAACCAAAGTAATGGCTCGACTTTTACCCCTCTCCATCATGTCCGTAAAGGACAAGGCGTATTTAAAGTTTGGGACTCGGTCCTATCCGAGGAAGCTGTATTAGCCTTCGAATATGGTTACGCGACAGCAGAACCTCGTACCCTTACTATTTGGGAAGCACAATTTGGTGACTTCGCCAACGGTGCTCAAGTGGTGATCGACCAGTTCATCAGTTCAGGTGAGCAAAAATGGGGTCGGATGTGCGGATTAGTGATGTTGCTCCCACATGGATACGAAGGCCAAGGTCCAGAACACTCCTCAGCGCGTCTTGAGCGTTATTTGCAGCTCTGCGCCGATCAGAATATGCAGGTTTGCGTGCCTTCCACGCCGGCACAGGTCTATCACATGCTACGTCGCCAGGCGTTACGTGGTATGCGTCGTCCTCTCGTAGTGATGTCACCGAAATCATTATTACGTCATCCGTTAGCAATTTCGACAATGGACGAACTGGCGCAAGGCGAATTTATGCCCGCGATTCCAGAAATTGATTCGTTAGAGGCGCAGAAGGTTAAACGCGTTGTGCTCTGTTCAGGGAAGGTTTATTACGATTTATTAGAGCAACGTCGTAAAAATGAGCAGGATAACGTTGCCATTATTCGTATTGAGCAGCTTTACCCGTTCCCGCATAAAGCGGTGCAACAGGCGATTAGCGCTTACAGCCATGTCACCGATTTCGTATGGTGCCAAGAAGAGCCGTTAAACCAAGGTGCTTGGTATTGTTGCCAACATAACTTCCATGATGTTGTCCCTGCAGGGGCTAAATTACGCTACGCTGGACGGGCGGCTTCCGCTTCTCCAGCTGTGGGATATATGTCTGTTCACCAAAAGCAGCAGCAAGAATTAGTTAATGATGCGCTGAACGTTGATTGATAAAAAGGAAAGACAATGAGTAGCTTAGAGATTTTCGTTCCCGATTTACCAGAATCTGTTGCCGATGCCACCGTTGCAACGTGGCACAAACAGCCTGGTGACAGCGTCCAGCGCGATGAAGTGCTGGTAGAAATTGAAACCGATAAAGTGATCTTAGAGGTCCCTGCGGCAGCCGACGGTATTTTAGAGGCAATCGTTGAAGAAGAGGGCGCGACCGTGGTTTCTCGCCAGTTACTGGGCCGTCTTAAAGAAGGTAATAGTGCTGGTAAAGAGAGCTCAGCGGCTCCTGCTCCGGTTTCTACGCCGGATACTGCTGCCCCAACTGAAGAGAGCAGTGATGAGTCTAATGACTTCTTAACCCCTGCTATTCGCCGTCTTATCGCGGAACATACCCTAGATGCAACCCAGATCAAAGGTACAGGCGTCGGTGGACGTATCACACGTGAAGATGTAGAGAAGCATCTCGCTGCGACCAAATCAGCGCCGAAATCAGAAACCGCTACGCAATCTGCACCAGCCCCGCTTTCAAACCGTAGCGAGAAGCGTGTGCCGATGACACGTTTACGTAAGCGTGTTGCGGAGCGTTTACTCGAAGCTAAAAATAGTACGGCGATGTTGACCACTTTTAACGAGGTCAATATGAAGCCAATCATGCAAATCCGTAAACAATACGGCGAAGCATTTGAAAAACGTCACGGTGTTCGCTTAGGTTTCATGTCTTTCTACATTAAAGCTGTGGTGGAAGCACTCAAACGTTACCCAGAAGTGAATGCCTCTATCGATGGCGATGATGTGGTGTATCACAACTATTTTGATGTCAGCATCGCGGTATCTACGCCACGTGGTTTAGTTACCCCAGTATTGAAAGATGTTGATGCGCTGAGTATGGCTGATATTGAGAAGAAAATTAAAGAACTGGCCATCAAAGGACGTGACGGTAAGTTGACGGTGGAAGAATTGACCGGCGGTAACTTTACTATCACCAATGGCGGAGTATTTGGATCGCTGATGTCTACCCCGATCATCAACCCACCACAAAGTGCGATCTTGGGCATGCACGCTATCAAGGATCGTCCCATGGCGGTAAACGGCCAAGTTGAAATCTTACCGATGATGTATCTCGCGCTTTCTTATGATCACCGTCTGATCGATGGTCGTGAATCCGTAGGCTACCTCGTCGCGATCAAAGACTTACTTGAAGATCCTGCACGCTTGCTGCTGGATGTCTAATTTACTGTGGCGTGTACTCTGCACGCCTATTTTTTTGACCTGAATGGATAATACCCTATGAATTTACATGAATATCAGGCGAAACAGCTCTTTGCACGTTATGGCTTACCTGCGCCGTCTGGTTATGCTTGTACTACGCCTCGTGAAGCTGAAGAAGCTGCATCAAAAATTGGTAGTGGACCTTGGGTAGTAAAATGCCAAGTTCATGCGGGCGGCCGTGGCAAAGCGGGCGGCGTGAAAGTGGTAAAAAGTAAAGAAGAAATCCGTAGTTTTGCTGAAGGTTGGTTGGGTAAAAATTTGGTCACTTACCAAACGGATGCACAGGGTCAGCCTGTTAACCAAATTTTAGTCGAAGCGGCTACGGATATTGATAAAGAGCTTTACCTCGGAGCAGTGGTTGATCGCAGCACTCGCCGTGTCGTATTCATGGCCTCAACCGAAGGCGGTGTTGAAATTGAGAAAGTGGCTGAAGAGACACCACACTTAATTCACAAAATGGCGCTGGATCCCTTGACTGGACCAATGCCTTACCAAGGTCGCGAACTCGCGTTTAAACTCGGCTTGGAAGGTAAACAAGTCGGTCAATTTGCGAAAATTTTCATGGGTCTAGCCAAGCTATTCCTAGAGCGTGATTTGGCATTAGTTGAAATCAACCCGTTAGTCATCACTACAGAGGGTGACCTAATTTGCCTAGACGGTAAACTCGGTGCTGACAGTAACGCGATGTTCCGTCAACCAGAACTACGCGAAATGCATGACCCAAGCCAAGAAGATTCTCGTGAAGCGCATGCTGCACAATGGGAACTCAACTACGTTGCTTTAGAAGGTAACATCGGTTGTATGGTGAACGGTGCAGGTTTGGCGATGGGCACTATGGATATCGTTAAGCATCATGGTGGACAACCCGCTAACTTCCTAGACGTTGGCGGTGGCGCAACCAAAGAGCGTGTGACGGAAGCCTTTAAAATTATTCTTTCAGACGATGCAGTAAAAGCGGTGCTGGTAAATATCTTTGGTGGAATTGTTCGCTGTGATCTTATTGCAGACGGGATAATCGGAGCTGTTGAAGAAGTTGGCGTAAATGTTCCAGTTGTTGTTCGTCTTGAAGGGAACAATGCTGAATTGGGCGCACAGCGTTTAGCAGAAAGTGGTCTAAATATCATCGCAGCTACCAGTTTGACTGACGCTGCCCAGCAAGTTGTCGCTGCGGCGGAGGGTAAATAATGTCTATTTTGATTGATAAGAATACTAAAGTCATTTGCCAAGGTTTCACCGGTGGCCAAGGCACGTTCCACTCAGAACAAGCGATCGCTTACGGCACGCAAATGGTTGGTGGCGTTACACCAGGTAAAGGCGGGACGACGCACTTAGGCTTACCAGTATTCAATACGGTACGTGAGGCAGTCGAAGCCACTGGCGCGACAGCTTCGGTAATCTATGTTCCTGCACCATTTTGCAAAGATAGTATTTTAGAAGCGATTGATGCCGGGATTAAACTCATCATCACTATTACCGAAGGCATTCCTACCCTGGATATGCTTACTGTTAAGGTAAAACTGGACCAAGCCGGCGTAAGAATGATCGGTCCTAACTGCCCAGGCGTCATTACTCCAGGTGAATGTAAGATTGGTATTATGCCTGGCCACATCCACCAACCAGGCCGCGTGGGGATTGTTTCACGTTCAGGAACACTGACCTATGAAGCGGTTAAGCAAACTACCGATATTGGCTACGGTCAATCGACCTGTGTTGGCATTGGTGGTGACCCAATTCCAGGTTCAAGCTTTATTGATATCCTAGAATTATTCGAAAAAGATCCACAAACCGAAGCGATCGTCATGATCGGTGAAATTGGTGGTAGCGCGGAAGAGGAAGCCGCCGCTTACATCAAGGCACACGTGACCAAACCCGTCGTCAGCTACATTGCAGGTGTTACTGCCCCTAAAGGTAAACGTATGGGCCATGCGGGTGCCATCATTGCTGGTGGAAAAGGGACCGCTGACGAGAAATTTGCTGCATTAGAAGCTGCCGGTGTTAAAACTGTGCGTAGCCTAGCCGATATTGGTGATGCTGTGAAAGCGGTTTTACCTGCACGTTAAGTTAACGAAAACGATAAAAAAGCCACCGACTTATCGGTGGCTTTTTTTATTCATATAAAAAACATTTTTAACTATTAAATTTAACAATTACCTTTTCGGAAAATATACTTATAAGAATTTAGATCGAGATCAATTAACCTTTCGTTAGTTTCTAGAAATAATTAATCACTGGGATTACATTACCTTCCACTATCACCGTGAGCACTGTTCATTTTTTTATTAAGGGCGAAGGCTGTCATTTTAATAGAAAGAGTTGGGCACCGGCCGATAATAAGCAGCCTAATCATAATACCTCTCATTACTATTAAGCTGGATTATTAATTTTATCGATTTAGATTTCATTAAGTTTATTGAAATATTTTCCAGTAACTGGTGAAAACTAGAATGGAATAAGGAGTAAGAATGTTTGATATTGTCGAACTCTCTCGCTTACAGTTTGCGTTAACCGCAATGTATCATTTCCTTTTCGTCCCGTTAACTCTCGGTATGGCATTCTTGCTGGCGATTATGGAAACGGTCTATGTTTTTACCGGTAAGCAAATTTATAAAGACATGACGAAGTTCTGGGGGAAATTATTTGGGATCAATTTTGCCTTAGGTGTCGCGACTGGATTAACGATGGAATTCCAGTTTGGTACAAATTGGTCTTATTATTCTCATTATGTTGGCGATATTTTTGGTGCGCCATTAGCAATCGAAGGTTTAATGGCGTTCTTTTTAGAATCGACCTTTGTTGGGCTATTTTTCTTTGGATGGGACCGTTTAGGGAAAATACAACATTTGACGGTAACTTGGCTAGTCGCCTTGGGATCAAATTTATCGGCATTATGGATATTAGTCGCAAATGGTTGGATGCAAAATCCCGTAGCATCGGAATTTAATTTTGAAACCATGCGCATGGAAATGGTGAGTTTTTCCGAATTGGTACTTAATCCTGTGGCACAGGTTAAGTTTGTCCACACCGTCGCATCAGGTTATACCACTGGCGCCATTTTTGTGTTGGCAATCAGTGCATGGTACTTATTGAAAGGGCGTGATATTGCTTTTGCAAAACGCTCTTTTGCGATCGCGGCAAGTTTTGGTATGGCTGCCGTGCTCTCGGTCATTATTCTTGGTGATGAATCAGGATATGAAATGGGAGACGTACAAAAAACTAAGTTGGCAGCGATTGAAGCGGAATGGGAAACGCAACCTGCTCCGGCTGCTTTCACATTATTCGGTCTTCCTGATCAACAGGCTGAAAAGAATCATTATGCTGTTCAAGTTCCCTATCTCCTCGGCCTGATCGCAACCCGTTCTACCGACAAACCGGTATTAGGATTGAAAGATCTGTTAGCAGAGCACGAAATTCGAATCCGTAATGGGATGAAAGCCTATGCCTTATTGACGGAGTTACGCAGTGGTAATCAAGATTTGTCGGTACGGAAAGCCTTCGAACACCATAAAAAGGATTTAGGATACGGGCTGCTGCTCAAACGTTATACGCCTAATGTCAGTGATGCTACGGAAGCACAAATTCAGCAAGCTACGAAAGATTCCATCCCGAGTGTGGCCCCTCTCTATTTCTCCTTCCGGATTATGGTGCTCTGTGGTGTCCTCATCTTCTTAGTGATTGCGGCATCATTTGTCACTGTATTACGTAATCGTATTGGTAAGAATCGCTTTATTTTAAAGGCCGCAGTGTGCGCGCTCCCCTTACCTTGGATAGCGGTCGAGTCCGGATGGTTTGTTGCGGAATATGGACGGCAGCCTTGGGCAATAGGTGAGGTACTCCCTACGGCCGTGGCTAACTCTTCTCTGACTGTCGGCGATTTACTGTTTTCAATGGGATTAGTGCTAGGGCTTTATACCTTATTCATCATTGCAGAGATGTATTTAATGATTAAGTTCGCCCGCTTAGGTCCGTCGAGTTTGAAAACGGGTCGTTATCATCATGAGCACTCTACAGATAACGCTTCAGTGTAAATTATCGAGGACACATTCATGTTTGATTATGAAGTATTACGCTTTGTGTGGTGGCTACTTATTGGCATCCTCTTTATTGGTTTCGCAGTGACTGATGGCTTCGATATGGGGGTGGGGATGTTAGGGCGCTTAATCGGCCGTACCGACACCGAGCGCCGTATTATGATCAATAGTATTGCCCCTCACTGGGATGGAAATCAAGTTTGGCTGATTACTGCGGGGGGAGCATTATTTGCAGCCTGGCCAATGGTCTATGCCGCCGCATTTTCAGGATTTTATGTGGCGATGATACTGGTACTCGCGTCACTCTTTTTCCGACCCATTGGTTTTGATTACCGCTCCAAGTTGGAAAATCCAAAATGGCGAGGGATGTGGGATTGGGGGATTTTCATTGGGAGTTTTGTCCCCCCCTTAGTGATTGGTGTGGCCTTTGGCAACCTGTTGCAAGGTGTTCCGTTCCACTTTGATAATGACCTTCGCTTATTTTATACCGGAAACTTTTTCCAACTCCTGAACCCTTTTGCACTGTTAACAGGCGTAGTAAGCCTGACGATGATTCTGACACAAGGTGCGACCTATCTTATGATGCGCACGGATACTGTCTTACTCAAAAGAAGTCAGCGTTGTAGCCAAATCTCTAGCGCTATTATGTTGGTTTGTTTCGCACTAGCAGGAGTGTGGCTCGCTAATGGAATACAGGGGTATGAATTAGCTTCGCCTTTAAACCATGCAGCGGAGTCTAACCCTATAAATAAAGAAGTCGTTACAGGAGTCGGTTTATGGCTCAATAACTTTGCTAACGCCCCACTATTATGGGCTTTCCCTGTTGGGGGATTGATTTTTGCACTCATTACTTTTGTTTTTGCTTCAGCACAGCGAGGAGGGTGGGCATTTTTTAGTTCATCATTAACCATCGCATGTGTGATTATGACCGTAGGTGTAGCAATGTTTCCTTTTATCATGCCTTCCAGTACGGTTATTAATAATAGTCTGACAATGTGGGATGCGACGTCGAGCCAACTCACGCTGACCACCATGACGTTTGCGGCAATGATCTTTGTGCCTATTGTCTTAGCGTATACCATTTGGTGTTATTACAAGATGTTCGGGCGAGTGACTCATCAAGATATCGAGAAGAACACTCATTCATTGTATTAGGAGGGAAATCTTATGTGGTATTTCGCGTGGATCTTAGGAACATTACTAGCCTGCTCTTTTGGTGTAATGACGGCCTTAGCGCTTGAAAATAGTGAAAATGAGAAAACACCTAAATCTTGACACAGATTTAAAGAATTAATTTGTTTATCTTTACGACTGACCCTTCTGCAAAGATGCTGAAGGGTTTTTTTATGTCCTTAAGTAACCTCTTGATAAATAATTGTAATTTATTGTCTTACGGGTAGGTGGTCGACATAGATACGTAAAGAAAAATAATTATTTTATCAAGCAGACTTTGCCCCATTCCCAAGCTCATTGCTCTTGCGTATAGTAGCGGAGTTTAAACCAATATAGGGATGTGGAGTGAGTCAAATGCTGTTTCGTTGGCCAATCAGAGTTTACTATGAAGACACTGATGCCGGAGGCGTGGTTTATCATGCAAGCTATATCGCATTTTATGAACGTGCGAGAACAGAGATGTTACGTGCTAAAAAGATTAATCAACAATTTCTGCTCGAAAAACAAGTTGGTTTCGTTGTTCGAAGAATGAATGTGGATTATCGGGCGGCGGCACGTTTAGACGATATGCTTGAGGTGACGACTGAAATCGTCAAAATGACACGCGCTTCTATTACTTTTCTTCAACGTATTGTTAACGCTGAAGGGCAAGTAATTAATGAAGCAGAGGTGTTGATTGCCTGCATTAATTTACACCAGATGAAGCCGATAGCGCTTCCTACGTTTATTGTCGCGGAGTTTACGCAGTGACTGACATGAATATTCTTGATTTGTTCCTAAAGGCTAGCCTTCTGGTCAAATTCATCATGTTGATTTTAATAGCTTTTTCAATTGTGTCTTGGGCTATCATTATTCAACGTACTCGGATTCTCAATGCGGCATCTCGTGAAGTTGTCGAGTTCGAAGAGAAATTTTGGTCTGGTGTTGACCTCTCCAAGTTATACCAAGAAAGTCTCACTCGTCGTGACGAGTTAATGGGGACTGAACAGATCTTCTATTCTGGTTTTAAAGAATTTGCACGCCTGCACAAGATTAATAGTCCTGTTCCGGATGCGGTAGTGGAAGGAGCGACTCGTGCGATGCGTATCTCTACCAACCGTGAGTTGGAAACCTTAGAAGCGCATATTCCTTTCTTAGGGACAGTCGGTTCAATTAGCCCTTACATCGGTCTATTTGGCACCGTTTGGGGGATCATGCATGCGTTTATTTCTCTCGGCGCAGTGAAGCAAGCAACATTACAAATGGTTGCTCCTGGTATCGCTGAAGCGCTTATTGCTACGGCGATTGGTCTTTTCGCGGCGATTCCAGCTGTTATGGCCTATAACCGTCTGAATCAACGCGTGAACAAGCTTGAGCAAGGTTACGACAATTTCGCAGAAGAATTTACTGCCATTTTGCACCGTCAGGCTTATAACAGCGAAATGACTAAGTAATCAGGGGTTAACTCATGGCTAGATCGCGCGGTCGCGGACGTCGTGACTTAAAATCAGAAATTAATATCGTCCCTCTATTGGACGTATTACTGGTTCTATTACTGATATTTATGGCTACGGCGCCAATTATTACGCAAAGCGTTGAAGTTGACTTACCCGATGCGACAGACTCTAAAACGGTTTCAAGCGACGATAACCCACCGGTAATCGTTGAGGTTGCAGGGGTGGGGCAATATAGCATTGTTGTGGATCACAATCGTATGACACAACTCCCTCCTGAACAGGTGGTCAGTGAAGCGCAGCGTCAGTTAGCACAAAATCCTAAAACGGTTTTCCTGATTGGTGGGGCGAAGGAAGTACCGTATGACGAAATTATTAAGGCGCTGAATCTTCTGCACCAAGCAGGGGTAAAATCAGTGGGCTTAATGACACAACCCATTTAATAGTGAATCATATCGGGAATCGTGAGTGTCGAAGTTAACGGAACAAAACGATAAGTTAAAAAGAGCCGTGATCATCTCCATAGCGCTACATGTTGTATTAGTCGCTATACTGATCATCAGCTCAATGAATGAACATATCGAAACAAGCTCTGGCGGTGGTGGCGGCAGCGATATCGATGCCGTGATGGTCGATCCTGGAGCTGTAGTCGAACAATATAACGCGTCAAAGCAGAGTCAGTCCGACACTAAGACCCAACAAGCTAACCAGGCAGCAGCTCAAGCGAAAGCTAAGGCCGCTGAACAGGCTAAAGAAGCCGCAGAACAAGCTAAGCAAGCCAAAGCTGAGGCGGCAGAGCAAGCGAAGCAAGCGGCGGCCCAAGCCAAAGCTGAGGCGGCAGAGCAGGCGAAGCAAGCGGCGGCCCAAGCCAAAGCTGAGGCGGCAGAGCAAGCGAAGCAAGCGGCGGCCCAAGCGAAAGCTGAGGCGGCAGAGCAAGCGAAGCAAGCGGCAGCCCAAGCGAAAGCTGAGGCGGCAGAGCAGGCTAAGCAAGCGGCAGCCCAAGCGAAAGCTGAGGCGGCAGAGCAAGCTAAGCAAGCGGCAGCCCAAGCGAAAGCTGAGGCGACAGAGCAAGCGAAGCAAGCGGCTGCCCAAGCGAAAGCTGACGCGGCAGAGCAAGCGAAGCAAGCGGCTGCCCAAGCGAAAGCTGACGCGGCAGAGCAAGCGAAACAAGCCGCTGCAGAGGCAAAAGCGAAAGCTGCGCAAGAGGCTAAGGCTCAAGCTGCAGCAGAGGCAAAAGCGAAAGCTGCGCAAGAGGCTAAGGCTCAAGCTGCAGCAGAGGCAAAAGCTAAAGCAGCGCAAGAGGCTAAGTCTCAAGCTGCAGCAGAGGCAAAAGCCAAAGCAGCGCAAGAGGCTAAGGCTCAAGCTGCGGCAGAGGCAAAAGCCAAAGCAGCGCAAGAGGCTAAGGCTCAAGCTGCAGCAGAAGCTAAAGCCAAAGCAGCGCAAGAGGCTAAGGCTCAAGCTGCAGCAGAAGCTAAAGCCAAAGCAGCGCAAGAGGCTAAGGCTCAAGCTGCAGCAGAGGCAAAAGCGAAAGCTGCGCAAGAAGCTAAAGCTCAAGCTGCAGCAGAGGCGAAAGCTAAAGCTGCGCAAGAAGCTAAAGAAAAAGCTGATGCAAAAGCTAAAGCTGCTGCCGAAGCTAAAGCAGCTAAAGCCAAGGCCGCGAAAAATGATGCTGCACTTGATGATCTGTTAGGTGGATTATCTTCAGGTAAAAATGCACCGAAATCAGCTGCGAGTGGCGGAGCTTCTGGGGCTGGACACCAGAAGAATGCTGGCGTTTCCAACGCTGCAATCCAGAGCTACTTAGGTCAAGTACAAAGCGCGATTCAGAGTAAATTCTATGACTCTGATAATTACGCGGGCAAACAATGTTCAGTGAGAATTAAGTTGGCACCTGATGGGTTATTGATCTCCGCGGCCTCAGCAGGGGGGGATCCAGCACTGTGTCAAGCCGCACTGACAGCATCGAGGATGGCTCAGATTCCTAAACCGCCGAGCCAA includes the following:
- the tolQ gene encoding Tol-Pal system protein TolQ is translated as MTDMNILDLFLKASLLVKFIMLILIAFSIVSWAIIIQRTRILNAASREVVEFEEKFWSGVDLSKLYQESLTRRDELMGTEQIFYSGFKEFARLHKINSPVPDAVVEGATRAMRISTNRELETLEAHIPFLGTVGSISPYIGLFGTVWGIMHAFISLGAVKQATLQMVAPGIAEALIATAIGLFAAIPAVMAYNRLNQRVNKLEQGYDNFAEEFTAILHRQAYNSEMTK
- the tolR gene encoding colicin uptake protein TolR, with the protein product MARSRGRGRRDLKSEINIVPLLDVLLVLLLIFMATAPIITQSVEVDLPDATDSKTVSSDDNPPVIVEVAGVGQYSIVVDHNRMTQLPPEQVVSEAQRQLAQNPKTVFLIGGAKEVPYDEIIKALNLLHQAGVKSVGLMTQPI
- the cydB gene encoding cytochrome d ubiquinol oxidase subunit II; the protein is MFDYEVLRFVWWLLIGILFIGFAVTDGFDMGVGMLGRLIGRTDTERRIMINSIAPHWDGNQVWLITAGGALFAAWPMVYAAAFSGFYVAMILVLASLFFRPIGFDYRSKLENPKWRGMWDWGIFIGSFVPPLVIGVAFGNLLQGVPFHFDNDLRLFYTGNFFQLLNPFALLTGVVSLTMILTQGATYLMMRTDTVLLKRSQRCSQISSAIMLVCFALAGVWLANGIQGYELASPLNHAAESNPINKEVVTGVGLWLNNFANAPLLWAFPVGGLIFALITFVFASAQRGGWAFFSSSLTIACVIMTVGVAMFPFIMPSSTVINNSLTMWDATSSQLTLTTMTFAAMIFVPIVLAYTIWCYYKMFGRVTHQDIEKNTHSLY
- the cydX gene encoding cytochrome bd-I oxidase subunit CydX, which translates into the protein MWYFAWILGTLLACSFGVMTALALENSENEKTPKS
- the tolA gene encoding cell envelope integrity protein TolA; amino-acid sequence: MSKLTEQNDKLKRAVIISIALHVVLVAILIISSMNEHIETSSGGGGGSDIDAVMVDPGAVVEQYNASKQSQSDTKTQQANQAAAQAKAKAAEQAKEAAEQAKQAKAEAAEQAKQAAAQAKAEAAEQAKQAAAQAKAEAAEQAKQAAAQAKAEAAEQAKQAAAQAKAEAAEQAKQAAAQAKAEAAEQAKQAAAQAKAEATEQAKQAAAQAKADAAEQAKQAAAQAKADAAEQAKQAAAEAKAKAAQEAKAQAAAEAKAKAAQEAKAQAAAEAKAKAAQEAKSQAAAEAKAKAAQEAKAQAAAEAKAKAAQEAKAQAAAEAKAKAAQEAKAQAAAEAKAKAAQEAKAQAAAEAKAKAAQEAKAQAAAEAKAKAAQEAKEKADAKAKAAAEAKAAKAKAAKNDAALDDLLGGLSSGKNAPKSAASGGASGAGHQKNAGVSNAAIQSYLGQVQSAIQSKFYDSDNYAGKQCSVRIKLAPDGLLISAASAGGDPALCQAALTASRMAQIPKPPSQEIWAQVKDAVITFKPGQ
- the ybgC gene encoding tol-pal system-associated acyl-CoA thioesterase; protein product: MLFRWPIRVYYEDTDAGGVVYHASYIAFYERARTEMLRAKKINQQFLLEKQVGFVVRRMNVDYRAAARLDDMLEVTTEIVKMTRASITFLQRIVNAEGQVINEAEVLIACINLHQMKPIALPTFIVAEFTQ